The Eubacteriaceae bacterium Marseille-Q4139 genome has a window encoding:
- a CDS encoding M20/M25/M40 family metallo-hydrolase, producing MEYQVSEKIQEKLKALTENADVQKALAFMEEDQEKVIEKQIELTLIPAPTYHEQEKAARMLEMFKEEGLTDCHIDEYGNCVGIRKGTGGGKTTLVEGHMDTVFPLDTELKIVREDGYIKCPGIVDDTRGCAAVLSTVRALNAAGIQTKGDIHFVGTVQEEGTGALKGMQYYVNHHPELEASISVDGAGYQEIVYEATGIQTYEVNFHGIGGHACGMFGKVANPLHAAARAISKIADFQVPKEPMTTFAVTNFHAGSFESVHAIVPTAQIRFNFRSNSQEELEKLRDRIFAAIEEACKEETDRWGQDTITYDVKHICDVNAGGQDAHAPIVEAAMAASKYIGGEEMEPKLGNGGSTNCNRALEAGLPAVCLGMGADYDSMAHTLSEQFKVEDAYKGCQLTLLLALLCAGTEAADSVIE from the coding sequence ATGGAATATCAGGTATCGGAAAAGATTCAGGAAAAATTAAAGGCTCTGACGGAAAATGCCGATGTGCAGAAAGCTCTTGCCTTTATGGAGGAGGATCAGGAGAAGGTCATCGAGAAGCAGATCGAACTGACGCTCATTCCTGCGCCCACCTACCATGAGCAGGAGAAGGCCGCCAGAATGCTGGAAATGTTTAAGGAAGAGGGGCTTACGGACTGCCATATTGATGAGTACGGGAACTGCGTGGGAATCCGGAAGGGAACCGGCGGCGGAAAGACGACGCTCGTAGAAGGCCATATGGACACGGTATTTCCGTTGGATACGGAGCTTAAGATCGTCCGCGAGGACGGCTACATCAAGTGCCCGGGAATTGTGGATGACACAAGGGGCTGCGCGGCTGTCCTTTCTACGGTTCGGGCGTTAAATGCCGCGGGAATCCAGACAAAGGGCGATATTCACTTTGTGGGCACGGTTCAGGAGGAAGGAACCGGCGCTTTAAAGGGCATGCAGTATTACGTCAATCATCATCCGGAGCTTGAAGCCAGCATTTCCGTGGACGGCGCAGGCTATCAGGAGATCGTCTACGAGGCGACAGGCATCCAGACCTATGAGGTCAACTTCCACGGAATCGGCGGACATGCCTGCGGAATGTTCGGAAAGGTGGCAAACCCGCTCCACGCGGCTGCCAGGGCGATTTCCAAGATCGCCGATTTCCAGGTTCCGAAGGAGCCGATGACGACGTTTGCCGTGACGAACTTCCATGCCGGAAGCTTTGAATCGGTTCATGCCATTGTTCCTACGGCTCAGATCCGCTTCAATTTCCGTTCCAATTCCCAGGAGGAGCTTGAAAAGCTTCGTGACAGGATTTTCGCTGCTATCGAGGAGGCCTGCAAAGAGGAGACCGACCGCTGGGGACAGGATACGATCACGTATGATGTGAAGCATATCTGCGATGTCAACGCAGGCGGCCAGGATGCCCACGCGCCCATCGTGGAGGCTGCCATGGCGGCTTCCAAATATATCGGCGGCGAAGAAATGGAGCCGAAGCTTGGAAACGGCGGATCCACCAACTGCAACCGCGCGCTGGAGGCCGGGCTTCCGGCCGTGTGCCTGGGGATGGGCGCCGATTATGACTCCATGGCCCATACTTTAAGCGAGCAGTTTAAGGTTGAGGACGCTTATAAGGGCTGCCAGCTTACGCTTCTTCTTGCGCTTTTATGCGCCGGGACAGAGGCAGCGGACAGTGTGATTGAATAA
- a CDS encoding Na+/H+ antiporter NhaC family protein — MKKKLFRLVLASALLSACFCTTAFAADGAEAYVPGTYATIWALLPPVVAICLALITKEVYSSLFLGILVGAVLYSGFDFEMAVTHIFEGGLINVLSDSYNVGILMFLVILGTMVCLMNQAGGSAAFGRFAAERIKSRAGAQLATVLLGVLIFIDDYFNCLTVGSVMRPVTDKFRISRAKLSYLIDATAAPICIIAPISSWAAAVTGFVEGEDGFSIFIRAIPYNFYAILTLFMMVSMIAMRVEFGPMRRHELNAINGDLFTTPGRPYEEAEKEAASGKGAVMDLLIPIFSLIVCCIIGMLYTGGFFSGTDFVTAFSQSDASLGLTLGSFFGLVITVLLYQVRRVLSFSDCMSCIPEGFKAMVPAILILTFAWTLKAMTDSLGANVYVAGVVEEGAKGLLNFLPAIIFLVGCFLAFATGTSWGTFGILIPIVVSVFEKSNPELMIISISACMAGAVCGDHCSPISDTTIMASAGARCEHVNHVMTQLPYAAAAAAVSFVTYLAAGFVQTPWIALPVGILLMACALAFLRVFGDTVPE; from the coding sequence ATGAAGAAGAAACTGTTTCGGTTGGTTCTGGCTTCGGCGCTTCTTTCCGCATGTTTCTGCACGACTGCGTTCGCTGCGGACGGGGCAGAAGCGTACGTGCCGGGAACCTACGCGACGATCTGGGCGCTTTTGCCGCCTGTGGTGGCCATCTGTCTGGCGCTTATCACGAAGGAGGTGTACAGCTCGCTGTTTTTGGGGATCCTGGTGGGGGCTGTCCTCTATTCCGGCTTTGATTTTGAGATGGCTGTGACGCACATATTTGAGGGCGGGCTGATAAATGTCCTCTCCGACAGCTACAACGTGGGGATTCTGATGTTCCTTGTGATCCTCGGCACCATGGTCTGCCTGATGAACCAGGCCGGCGGTTCGGCCGCCTTCGGACGGTTCGCCGCGGAGCGGATTAAGAGCCGTGCCGGCGCGCAGCTTGCGACGGTGCTTCTCGGCGTCCTGATTTTCATCGACGACTATTTTAACTGCCTGACCGTCGGAAGCGTCATGCGCCCGGTTACGGACAAATTCCGGATTTCCAGGGCAAAGCTTTCCTACCTGATCGACGCCACGGCGGCGCCTATCTGCATCATCGCGCCGATTTCTTCCTGGGCGGCGGCCGTGACCGGCTTTGTGGAAGGCGAGGATGGCTTTTCCATTTTTATCCGGGCCATCCCGTATAACTTTTACGCGATTCTCACGCTTTTTATGATGGTTTCCATGATTGCCATGCGCGTGGAATTCGGGCCCATGAGACGTCATGAATTAAACGCCATAAACGGCGATCTTTTTACGACGCCCGGCCGTCCCTATGAGGAGGCGGAAAAGGAAGCAGCGTCCGGAAAAGGGGCGGTTATGGATCTTTTGATCCCGATTTTTTCCCTGATTGTCTGCTGTATCATCGGGATGCTGTACACCGGCGGCTTCTTTTCCGGGACGGATTTCGTGACGGCCTTTTCCCAGAGCGACGCCTCTTTGGGCCTTACGCTTGGGAGCTTTTTCGGCCTGGTGATTACGGTTCTCCTTTACCAGGTGCGCCGCGTCTTAAGCTTTTCCGACTGCATGTCCTGCATTCCGGAGGGCTTTAAGGCCATGGTTCCGGCCATTTTGATCCTGACCTTTGCATGGACGTTAAAGGCCATGACTGACAGCCTGGGCGCCAATGTTTATGTGGCAGGTGTGGTGGAAGAGGGCGCGAAAGGACTTCTCAATTTCCTTCCGGCCATTATTTTCCTGGTGGGCTGTTTCCTGGCGTTTGCGACGGGCACCTCCTGGGGGACTTTCGGCATCCTGATTCCCATTGTGGTATCTGTGTTTGAAAAGAGCAATCCGGAGCTTATGATTATCTCCATTTCCGCCTGCATGGCAGGGGCCGTCTGCGGCGATCATTGCTCGCCGATTTCTGACACGACGATTATGGCCTCGGCCGGGGCCAGGTGCGAGCATGTGAACCACGTGATGACGCAGCTTCCCTACGCGGCAGCAGCGGCGGCCGTCTCGTTTGTCACTTACCTTGCGGCAGGTTTTGTACAGACGCCGTGGATTGCGCTGCCGGTCGGGATTCTTCTCATGGCCTGCGCCCTGGCCTTTCTGCGGGTTTTCGGAGATACGGTTCCGGAATAA
- a CDS encoding YebC/PmpR family DNA-binding transcriptional regulator has protein sequence MSGHSKFANIKHKKEKNDAAKGKIFTVIGREIAVAVKEGGSDPANNSKLRDVIAKAKANNMPNDTIERGIKKAAGDLGAVNYENLTYEGYGPSGVAIIVDTLTDNKNRTAANVRSAFTKGGGNVGAQGSVSFMFDRKGQIIIDKEECEMDADELMMAALDAGAEDFSEEEDSYEVVTDPDSFSAVREALEKAGIPMMQADVTMIPQNWVELTDEDAIKKMNRILDLLDEDDDVQAVYHNWDE, from the coding sequence ATGTCAGGACATTCCAAATTTGCCAACATCAAGCATAAGAAAGAGAAAAATGATGCTGCAAAGGGGAAAATCTTTACGGTGATCGGAAGAGAGATTGCCGTTGCAGTAAAAGAGGGCGGTTCTGATCCGGCCAACAACAGCAAGCTCCGCGACGTCATTGCGAAGGCAAAGGCCAACAACATGCCGAACGACACGATTGAGCGCGGAATCAAGAAGGCAGCCGGCGACCTGGGAGCCGTAAATTACGAGAACCTCACGTATGAGGGGTACGGCCCGAGCGGTGTTGCCATTATTGTCGATACCCTCACAGACAACAAAAACAGGACGGCGGCCAATGTGAGAAGCGCCTTCACGAAGGGCGGCGGAAACGTCGGCGCCCAGGGCAGTGTTTCCTTCATGTTTGACAGGAAGGGCCAGATCATCATCGACAAGGAAGAGTGCGAGATGGATGCGGACGAGTTAATGATGGCGGCTCTCGACGCCGGCGCCGAGGACTTCTCCGAGGAGGAGGACAGCTACGAGGTCGTGACGGATCCGGATTCCTTCAGCGCTGTGCGCGAGGCTCTGGAGAAGGCAGGAATCCCGATGATGCAGGCCGACGTGACGATGATCCCCCAGAACTGGGTGGAGCTTACGGACGAGGATGCCATCAAGAAGATGAATCGGATTCTTGATCTCCTCGACGAGGACGACGATGTCCAGGCCGTGTACCACAACTGGGACGAATAA
- a CDS encoding S9 family peptidase — protein sequence MRTDVLELLSGREAIVSALPPSEREYNEYCDFYKLNLEDGTLSLFAPFDASVGSSVGTDSKYGSGQTRKAVDGELYFTSTTGDYSYLYKLKKDGTISGPLTKGSACDSFDISGGHLATCEFRGLALSELFIDGEQVTHFNDWLGNEYALSVPEAFSYTGTDGYEIHGWVMKPTEYEAGKSYPAILNIHGGPRSAFSDVYYHEMQVWAAAGYFVFFCNPRGSDGRGADFGDVDGKYGTIDYDNLMEFTDEVLKRYPEIDETRVGVTGGSYGGYMTNWIVSHTDRFAAAASQRSICNWVSYEHSSDIGHTFVLMDLGGNTRNNLDLLWKQSPLQFAENCKTPILFIHSDEDYRCYMAEGFAMFSAVKRNGCPAKMCLFHGENHELSRSGKPENRIDRMAEILSWMDTYLK from the coding sequence ATGCGGACAGATGTTTTGGAGCTTTTAAGCGGGAGGGAAGCCATTGTCTCGGCTCTGCCGCCGTCGGAGCGGGAATATAACGAATACTGTGATTTTTATAAGCTGAATCTGGAGGACGGCACACTTTCGCTTTTTGCGCCGTTTGACGCTTCCGTGGGCTCATCCGTCGGCACGGATTCAAAGTACGGTTCCGGCCAGACCCGCAAGGCCGTGGACGGCGAGCTTTATTTTACCTCCACCACAGGCGACTATTCCTATTTATATAAGTTAAAGAAGGACGGAACCATTTCCGGCCCGCTGACGAAAGGGAGCGCCTGCGACAGCTTCGACATTTCTGGCGGACACCTGGCGACCTGTGAATTCCGCGGCCTGGCGCTTTCCGAGCTTTTTATCGACGGAGAGCAGGTGACGCATTTTAACGACTGGCTCGGAAACGAGTATGCCTTATCGGTTCCAGAGGCTTTTTCCTATACGGGAACGGACGGCTATGAGATCCACGGATGGGTCATGAAGCCGACGGAATATGAGGCGGGGAAATCGTATCCTGCGATTTTAAATATCCACGGCGGCCCCCGCTCGGCCTTTTCCGATGTCTACTATCATGAAATGCAGGTGTGGGCGGCTGCCGGATACTTTGTCTTTTTCTGCAACCCGAGAGGTTCCGACGGACGCGGCGCCGACTTCGGCGATGTGGACGGAAAGTATGGGACGATTGACTATGATAATCTGATGGAATTTACCGACGAGGTGTTAAAGCGGTATCCGGAGATTGATGAAACGCGTGTCGGCGTGACCGGCGGCTCCTACGGCGGATACATGACAAACTGGATCGTCAGCCATACGGACCGGTTTGCGGCTGCCGCGTCCCAGAGATCCATCTGCAACTGGGTTTCCTACGAGCACAGCTCCGACATCGGCCACACGTTTGTTTTGATGGATCTGGGCGGAAATACGAGAAATAACCTGGATCTGCTCTGGAAGCAGTCACCGCTTCAGTTTGCGGAAAATTGCAAAACGCCGATTCTCTTTATCCACTCTGACGAGGACTACCGCTGCTACATGGCCGAGGGCTTTGCCATGTTCAGCGCCGTAAAGAGGAATGGCTGTCCGGCAAAAATGTGCCTGTTCCACGGGGAAAACCATGAGCTTTCCAGAAGCGGAAAACCGGAAAACCGCATCGACCGCATGGCAGAGATTTTAAGCTGGATGGATACCTACTTAAAATAA